From the Streptomyces sp. NBC_00390 genome, the window CCTTCAGCAGCCGCCGGTCGGTGCCGAAGACGTTCATCGCCAGCGGCATCGCGGAGCCCTTGACGTTCTCGAACAACAGGGCCGGGCCACCCGCCTTGTTCACCCGGTCGACGATCTCCCCGACCTCCAGAAAGGGGTCCACTTCGGCCTTGATGCGCTTCAGGTCGCCGTCGCGCTCCAATGCCCGGAGCAGGGAGCGAAGATCGTCGTAAGCCATAGGGCCAAGTATCTGTCACCCGTTACCCTGGGGCCGTCACCGGGGCCGTGGAACACGGCCTGCACGTTGCTTCCAGGGGGCTGTCGCACATGTTCAGGGCATTGCTGTACATCCTGCCGCTGGCGTTGACGATCTACGCGTTCATCGACTGCCTCAACACCCCCGAGGATGAGGCCAAGCACCTTCCCAAGGTGGTCTGGGTCATCATCATCCTGCTTTTCTGGATCGTCGGGCCCATCGTCTGGTTCGCCGCCGGCAAGATGCGGCGCGCCCCGGCCGGTGGCCGCACGCCCTCCGAGTGGCACCGCAACCACCGCATGGAGTGGGTCGCACCGGACGACAACCCCGACTTCCTGAAGTCGCTCAAGGAGGAGAACAAGAAGGACGAGTCCCTCCTCAAGGACTGGGAGGCCGATCTGCGCCGCCGCGAGGAAGAGCTCAAGAAGCGCGAGCAGGGCGACGACTCCGAAAAGTCCTGACCGGCCGCCTTCCGGAGGGCCGGGAACGGTCCCGGCAGACAGGTCCCGCCCCGGACGGCGCCACGCGCGGCGCCACGTGAAGTCGCTGCCCCGTGCCGGACGCCGCGCCTGCGACGCTACGGGCGGAGCACGCGAGCGGTCCACGAGGCAGTGGGACGCCCTGCCGACGGCATGCACCGGACGGAGCGAACCCATGGCGCACAGCACGTACGAGCAATGGCTGGCGACAGCCGTCGAGGAGGCCAGGGCGGGGCTCGCCCAAGGCGGCATCCCGATCGGCGCCGCTCTGTACGGCGCGGACGGCACGCTCCTGGGACGCGGCCGCAACCGCCGCGTCCAGGACGGCGATCCGTCCATGCACGCGGAGACCTCGGCCTTCCGCGCCGCCGGCCGGCAGCGGTCGTACCGGGGTACGACCATGGTGACCACCCTCTCACCGTGCTGGTACTGCAGCGGTCTGGTGCGGCAGTTCGGCATCTCCCGGGTGGTGGTCGGCGAGGCCGCGACATTCCACGGCGGCATCGACTGGCTGGCCGGACACGGCGTGGAGACCGTGGTGCTGGACGACCCCGAGTGCACGGCGATGATGCGCGACTTCATCGCGGCCCGGCCCGAGCTCTGGAACGAGGACATCGGCGAGGACGGCTGACCTGCCGTCAGCCTCCTGGACGTCCCGTGACCTGGCCGGGGCGGCGCGGCGGCGTGACGGTCACCGGCGACCGTCCTGCGGTCCCGGAGAGGACCGATCACCTCCGGGACGGACCGCCGACCGGGCCCCGAAGCGGCGTCCGGCGCGGGGTTCCTTGCCCGACAGATCCGGGCGCTGGAGAGTTGAGGGGTGACCATCCCCACCATCGATCTGCGCCCTTGGTTCACCGCGGACCCCGCGGCCCGCGCCCGGACCGCCCAGGTCGTCGACCTGGCCCTCCAGTCGGCCGGGTTCCTGCTGGTCACCGGGCACGGCGTCGACGATGCCCTGCGCCGGCGGATCCGTTCGGCCGCGCGTGAGTTCTTCGGGCTGCCGGCCGCCGTGAAGGAGCGGTACGAGGTACGGGTCGGCGAGCGCGGCTGGCTGGGCCCCGGCGCGGAGGCCAACGCCTACGCGGAAGGCGTCGAGACCCCGCCGGACCTCAAGGAGTCGCTGTCCTTCGCGGCCGACGAGCCGACCGGTGACCCGGCGGTCGACGCGGAGTGGTTCCTGCCCAACACATGGCCGGACGAGGTACCCGCGCTCAGGGCCGCCGTCACGGAGTACGTCGCGCAGATGCGGGTGCTGTCGGACCGGCTGCTCGAACTGCTCGGCGCCGCACTCGGCGAGCCGGAGTCCTTCTTCACCCGGCACACCGGCCACTCGACCTGGGGTTTCAACATCAACTGGTACCCGAGCAGACACGCGCTGGGCACGCCGCAGCCGGGCCAGTTCCGGATCGGCCCGCACACCGACTTCGGCACCGTCACGGTCCTGGACCGCGAGGCCGGCCGCGGCGGGCTGCAGGTGTTCACGGACGACGACGGCTGGCAGGACGCGCCGTACGACCCGGCTGCCCTCACCGTCAACATCGGGGATCTGATGGCGCGCTGGACGGGCGACCGCTGGCGGTCCGGCCGCCACCGGGTGCTGCCGCCGCCCGCGGACGAGCCGTCCGAGGAGCTGATGTCGCTGGTCTACTTCTACGAGTGCGATCCGGGCACGGTGGTCAGGCCGCTTCCGGCGCCCAAGGGGCAGGTCGCCTACGCTCCGGTGGACTCGCACGCGTATCTGCGGGCCAAGCTGGATTCGATCTCGGTGCCGCGGGGCGGTTCCTAGGCCCCTTTGGCGTAGGACTCCCGCAGCTGCTCCCAGCGCTCGGGCGTCCAGGTCGACCAGTCCGTGGTCGGCTTCCCGCCGAGCGCGTCGGCGAGCAGTTCGAAGTGGTTGTGCCAGCCGGCCAGACAGTCGAGAAGCACGTCCTTTGTGCACCCGAGCTCGTTGGTGAAGCGCAGTACGGTGCCGTCCTCGCCCTGCGGTTCGAGGTGGAAGCGGATCCGGCCGTGCACGGTGACCGTGTACTCGGCCACCCGTTCCATGTCCCAGGCGGTGACGGTTCCTTCGGCGACGGTGTGGCGGCCGTCCGCGTCGGCGTTCAGCCAGCGCAGGACAACCGCGCCGCCGATTCTCGGTTCGAGCGGGTCGGCGGCGCAGAGCCAGGTCGGCAGGCCTTCGGGGGTGGCGACGGCGGCCCATACCCGTATCACCGGATGCGGCAGCCGCAGCTCGAACCGCATGAGGTGAGTGCCGTCTTCCCGGGTCTCACTGGTTCCCTGGGGGATCGCCTGACTCATGACTCAAGCGTCGCCCCCCCGAGGCGTGAGCGCTACCTCACTCGACGCCCGCGTACGAGTGCAGGCTGTTCACGAACATGTTCACGCCGTAGTAGTTCCACAGGAAGCAGAGGAACGCGACCAGCGCGATGTACGCGGCCTTGCGGCCCTTCCAGCCGGCGGTCGCGCGGGCGTGCAGATACGCGGCGTACGCGACCCAGGTGATGAACGACCAGACCTCCTTGGCGTCCCAGCCCCAGTAGCGGCCCCAGGCGTCGCCCGCCCAGATCGCGCCCGCGATGATCGTGAACGTCCACAGCGGGAAGACGGCCGCATTGACGCGGTAGGAGAACTTGTCGAGCGAGGCAGCCGCCGGCAGCCGCTCCATGACCGAGGTGGCGAAGCGGCCGGGCTTGCCGCCGAGCGTCAGCTTGCGCTCGTAGGAGTCACGGAACAGGTAGAGCGCGGCGCCGACCGCGCCCAGGTAGAAGACCGCGCCGCAGAAGATCGCGGTGGAGACGTGGATCCACAGCCAGTACGAGTCGAGGGCGGGAACGAGCTGGTCGCTCTCCGTGTACAGGTAGGTGACGGCGAAGCCGAGGTCCAGCAGCACGGTGGTGATCAGCGGCAGTCCGGCCCAGCGGACGTTCTTCCTGGCCAGCAGCAGCGCCAGGTACACACCGACCGCGACCGTCGAGAAGGTCGTGGAGAACTCGTACATGTTGCCCCAGGGCGCGCGCTGCACCGACAGGGCGCGGGTGAGCACGCCGCCCGCCTCCAGCAGGAAGGCGAGCACGGTCAGGGACACCGCGATCCGGCCGTACAGATCGCCCTTCTCGGTGCCGCCGTGCGCGCCGGGGCCGTCGGGCACGTCACGGGTGCCGCTCACGGCGCGCGTGATCACCTTCGGCTTGTCCAGAACGGTGGTACCGCCCGCGCTCCTCACCTGGACCGCGGGGGCGGCGGGCTGTGCCGCGCCCGCGGGTGCGGTCAGCGCGGCCGCGGTACGAGCCACCTTGCTGCGGCTGCCGAAGATCCACTCGGCGATGTGCGCGAGAAAGGCCAGCGTGTAGACGGCCATCGACGAATAGATCAGGTAATTGCTGATCTGCGCCAGATTCTCGTTGGTTGCGGCGGCGAGAGTCACTTCTCAGCCCCTTCGGCAGGAACATCGGCGGGTACATCGACTGGTTCAGGCGCGGTCGGCGCCTGCGCGTGCAGGGTGGCGGCCAGGTCGGCCAGCTCTTCGGGAAGCTTCGCCGACTCGCTCCGGCCGAGGCCCGCCATCTCCACGACGGTGACCCCGTCCTCGCCGCGCACCGCCCGCACCCAGATCCGGCGGCGCTGGATGAACAGCGAGCCGACGAGTCCGGCGATGGCGGCGATCGCGCCGGCCAGCGCCCAGCCGTTGCCCGGCTGCTGCGAGATCTGGAAGCTCGCCCACTCCTTCACCTCGTTCTCGAAGGTGATGGAGCCGGCGCCGTCCGGGAGCTTCATGGTCTCGCCGGGCAGCAGGCGCGCCTTGAGGATCTCCCCGCTGGGGTCCTTGAACTGCTTCATCTTGCGGGTGTCGAGCTGGTACACGTTCTGTGGAAGTCCCGCGTCGACGCCGAGGCTGCCGTGGTAGCCGGTGAGCGCGAGCACCGGATACTCCAGGCCCGGGAACTGCGAGAACATGTTGCCGTTGCCCGCGCCGGCGAAGGTCGGCACGAAGAAGGCCTGGAAGCCGAGCTGGTCCCTCGTGCCGTTCTTGTCGCGGTAGCCGTCCATCACCTTGATGGCACCGGTCGACGTGACGTTGTTGTCGATCGGAAGCAGCGGCACCGCGCCGCTGAAGACGACCTTGCCCTTGCCGTCCCGGACCGTGACGACCGGGGCGTAGCCGTGCGACAGCAGATAGACCTTGGTGCCGTCGACGACCAGCGGCTTGTTGACCTCGATGACGGACCTGCGGTCGGGGCCGGTGCCCTTCGACCAGGTGACGGCGGCCTCGAAGGTGCGCGGGGTGCCGCGCTGCGGCCTGCTCTTGGCGTACGTACCGGTGAAGCTGTCGAGCTTGAAACTGAACGGCACCAGTTCGTCCGGCGTGAACAGGGAGCCGGACTTGAAGTCGTCGTACATCGGAAGCACGTTGGAGAAACCGTCGCCCTCGACGACGAGTTTGCCGCCTTCGGACTTGAACAGCTGGCCACTGGCGAACGCCACCAGCATCACGATCAGGGCGACATGGAAGACCAGATTGCCCGCTTCGCGCAGATAGCCCTTTTCGGCGGCAACCGCGTCACCGGCCGCATCCGCGCGGAAGCGGCGCTTCTTCAGCATCACGAGCGCCGCCTCGCGGACCTGCTCGGGCTCGGCCTGGGTGCGCCAGGTGGTGTACGCGGGCAGCCGGGTCAGCCGCTTGGGCGCGCCCGGCGGCCGGCCGCGCAGCTGCCCGACGAACTGCCAGCTGCGCGGGACGATGCAGCCGATGAGGGAGACGAACAGCAGGATGTAGATCGCCGAGAACCACACCGAGCTGTAGACGTCGAAGAACTGGAGTTTCTCGTAGACCGGCGCGAGGACGTCGTGCCGCTCCTTGAACGCCTGTACCTTCAGCTCGTCCACGCTGTTCTGCGGGATGAGAGAACCCGGGATCGCGCCCAGGGAGAGCAGGAACAGCAGGATCAGCGCGACCCGCATGGACGTCAGCTGGCGCCAGAACCACCGTGCCCAGCCGATGACTCCGAGGGCCGGACCTCCGATGCCGTCCTTGTCCTCGCCGGGCGCGGTGGACAACTGGGCCCCGGCCGCGCCGAGGTCCTGCTGCTCTGCCGCTTCGGTCTTGCTCATCGAACTCAGATCCCCACCTGGAAGCCTTGTGCCCAGCCCTGCATCTCCTGCACAAGGCTGTCCCACGCACCTGTGAGCAGCAGCAGACCGGTCGCGATCATCATGCCGCCGCCGATCCGGATCACCCAGACGTAATGCCGCTTGACCCAGCCGAACGCGCCGAGCGCCTTGCGGAAGGCCACCGCGGCGGCGATGAACGGGAGGCCGAGCCCCAGGCAGTACGCGACCGAGAGTACGGCCCCGCGGCCCGCGCTCGCCTCGCTGAGAGCCAGCCCGTTCACTGCCGCGAGGGTGGGTCCGACGCACGGCACCCAGCCGACGCCGAACAGGGCACCCAGCAGCGGGGCACCGACCAGTCCGGTCGCGGGCCGCATGTGGAAGCGGAATTCGCGCTGGGTGAGCCAGGGCATCAGGCCCATGAAGAACACGCCCAGCAGGATCATCAGCACACCGAGGACTCTGGAGATGATCTCCCGGTGTCCGAGGAGGGTGTTGCCGAAGTAGCCGAACAGGGCGCCGCCGGAGACGAACACGACCGTGAAGCCGAGAACGAAGAGGGACGCGCCGCTGACCATCCGGCCGCGCCGGGCGTCCGCCAGGTCGGTCCCGCTGACCCCGGTGACGTAGGAGAGGTAGCCGGGCACCAGCGGCAGTACGCAGGGCGAGAAGAACGAGACGAGGCCGCCGAGCAAAGCGATGGGCAGCGCGAGCACCAGTGCCCCGTCGCGCACCGTCTCGGTCACGCCGGGCGCCGCGGCGAGAACTTCCACAGGATCACTTCTCCGCGATCAGCGGGTCGAGCATCTTGCGGAGTCCCTCGTCGTCGAGCTCCTTCAGCGACCGCGCCGCCATCTTTCCCTCGCGGTCGAGGACGATCGTGGTCGGAACGGACTGAGGATTGAGGCTGCCCCTGGGGAAGCCGTTGACGAGGAGCTTTCCGATCGGGTCGTACAGACTCGGATAGCCGACACCGTAATCCTTCTCGAAGGCGATCGCCGGGCCCTTCTCGGTGTCCCGTGTGTTGATCCCGACGAATTGGACGCCCTTGTCCTTGGTCTCCTTGGCGACCTTGGCGAAATACGCCGCTTCGGCACGGCAGGGCCCGCACCACGATCCCCAGACGTTCAGTACGACGACCTTGCCCTTGAAGTCGGCGACGTCGAGCTGCTTGCCGTCCAGGGTCTCCCCGGCGAGCTTGTTCGGCGCCACGCGCTTCCCCTTGGCGACGGTGTCGATGCCGCCGGTGTTGGTGACGAAGTTCGTGTCACCGCCGCCGCCCGACTTCCCGCCGTCGCCACAGGCCGACAACGTGAGCGCGCCGACGGCGACCAGGGTGGTCAGCAGGGCGGCGCGAGGGGCACGGCTTAGGCTCATGTGAAAAGTTTCGCATGGCCCTGCCGGGGATCTTCCGCACCCCCCTCGATGCCCGCAGATGCTGAGGAAACCCGGCGCGGAGGGCAACCCACCACGCCTCCGGGACAGGTCCACCACAAGACCGCTGCGTGTCAGGCAGCGTTGAAGAAGGTGTTCCAGCCGCCCGCCGGGGCCTGGCCGACCTCGAGTGTGCGGAGCTTGGCGAGCACCTGCGGGTCCTGGACATCGAGCCAGTCGCAGAACTGCCGGAAGGACACCAGCCGTACGTCCGGCTTGCCGGCCATGCTCTTGATCGCTTCCTCCACGGCATCCATGTAGATACCGCCGTTCCACTGCTCGAAGTGGTTGCCTATGAACAGGGGCGCGCGATTGGTGTCGTAGGCCCGCTGGAACCCGTTGAGATAGGCCTCGGTGGCCTGCTTCTTCCAGCGCGGATAGTTCGCGGGTACGCCGTTGGTCGAATTGCGCGACTGGTTGGCGAGGATGTTGTAGTCCATCGAGAGAACCTCGAAGGAATGCCCGGGGAACGGGATCTGCTGCAGCGGCAGGTCCCAGATCTCCATCTTCTTGTCGGGCCACACCTGGCGGCCGCCGGGCGAACTCGCGTCGTAGCGCCAGCCGAGCTGCTTGGCCATGGGCAGCAGCTTGTCCTGGCCGAGCAGACAGGGAGTGCGCGCGCCGACGAGTTCCTTGCGGTAGTCGAAGGGCAGCGGATCGATGTCGCGCCAGCCGCTGTTGGTACGCCACTGGGTGACGAACGACACAGCCTGTTCCGTCTCGTTGCGCCAGTCCGCGGACGACCAGTTGCCGACCGATCCGGAACCGGCACAGAAATGCCCGTTGAAGTGGGTACCTATCTCATGGCCGTCCAGCCATGCCTGGCGTATGTACTTCAGCGTGTCCTTGATGTGGTCGTCGGTGAGATAGCCGATGTCGGACGCGCCGATGCCGTTGTTCGGCGGCTTGTAGAGCGTCTTCTTCGACTCGGGCAGGAGATAGATGCCGGAGAGGAAGAACGTCATCGCCGCGTCGTGGTTCTTGGCCAGTTCGAGGAATCGCGGGAAGAGACCGTTGCCGACTTCGCCTGCGCCGTCCCAGGAAAAGATGACGAATTGCGGGGGCGTCTGGCCCGGTTCGAGCGGTTCGGGCCGCTTCGGCTGGTGCGGCTGCTTTCCGGTGTCGGAGGTGGAACCGTCCCCGATCAGCCGGCCTTCGCTCTTGGAGGGGGACGGCTTGCCGTCCTTGCCCGGGTCGCCGCCGCCCGCCGGCCCGCTCTGTCCCGGCTCGGCACCGACGTAACCGCAGCCGGCCGCCCCGATGGCGGCCGCGGCCCCGAGCCCCGCCCCGAGCAGACCCCTTCGACTGATCTCGCGCATCTCGCCGCCCCCACCCCCGTGCTCTCTTCTGGTCCGGGAGAGCCCTCAAAGCCGGTGCCGGAGTATGTCCGACACCGGTTGAGATGAGGATAGGAACACAAAGGTTCCTGGAGCGGATGCGTATTTTTCTGATCAGCTCTTAACCGACCATGAACAACTAGGCGCCGAATGCCTTGGCCTTACCCTTCACGGGTTTGGCACCTGCGAGAAGATGCGCCGGAACAAGATCGCGCGCCGGCTCCGAGTAACCGACGGAGACGATCCTGTCGCCCTGGTACGTGAAGGTCGTGAGCGAGGCGAGTGTGCACTGCCTGCGGCGCGGGTCGTGCCACAGGCGGCGGCGCTCCACGAAGCTGCGCACGATCCAGATCGGGAGCTGGTGGCTGACGCACACCGCCTCATGCCCGCGGGCGGCGTCCCGGGCCGCGGCCAGCGCCCCCATCATCCGCACGACCTGCTCCACGTACGGCTCGCCCCACGACGGGCGGAACGGGTTGGTCAGATGCTTCCAGTTGGCCGGCCTGCGCAGTGCGCCGTCGCCGACGCCGAAGGTCTTGCCCTCGAAGACGTTGCCCGCCTCGATCAGCCGCTCGTCCGTGTCGAGGGTCAGCCCGTGCGCCTTGGCGACCGGCGTGGCCGTCTCCTGGGCGCGCTCCAGCGGGGAGGCTACGACGTGCGCGATGTCACGGCCCGCAAGATGCTCGGCGACCCGGTCGGCCATCTGCCGCCCGAG encodes:
- a CDS encoding PLD nuclease N-terminal domain-containing protein → MFRALLYILPLALTIYAFIDCLNTPEDEAKHLPKVVWVIIILLFWIVGPIVWFAAGKMRRAPAGGRTPSEWHRNHRMEWVAPDDNPDFLKSLKEENKKDESLLKDWEADLRRREEELKKREQGDDSEKS
- a CDS encoding nucleoside deaminase, whose product is MAHSTYEQWLATAVEEARAGLAQGGIPIGAALYGADGTLLGRGRNRRVQDGDPSMHAETSAFRAAGRQRSYRGTTMVTTLSPCWYCSGLVRQFGISRVVVGEAATFHGGIDWLAGHGVETVVLDDPECTAMMRDFIAARPELWNEDIGEDG
- a CDS encoding isopenicillin N synthase family dioxygenase, yielding MTIPTIDLRPWFTADPAARARTAQVVDLALQSAGFLLVTGHGVDDALRRRIRSAAREFFGLPAAVKERYEVRVGERGWLGPGAEANAYAEGVETPPDLKESLSFAADEPTGDPAVDAEWFLPNTWPDEVPALRAAVTEYVAQMRVLSDRLLELLGAALGEPESFFTRHTGHSTWGFNINWYPSRHALGTPQPGQFRIGPHTDFGTVTVLDREAGRGGLQVFTDDDGWQDAPYDPAALTVNIGDLMARWTGDRWRSGRHRVLPPPADEPSEELMSLVYFYECDPGTVVRPLPAPKGQVAYAPVDSHAYLRAKLDSISVPRGGS
- a CDS encoding SRPBCC domain-containing protein; its protein translation is MSQAIPQGTSETREDGTHLMRFELRLPHPVIRVWAAVATPEGLPTWLCAADPLEPRIGGAVVLRWLNADADGRHTVAEGTVTAWDMERVAEYTVTVHGRIRFHLEPQGEDGTVLRFTNELGCTKDVLLDCLAGWHNHFELLADALGGKPTTDWSTWTPERWEQLRESYAKGA
- the ccsB gene encoding c-type cytochrome biogenesis protein CcsB — protein: MTLAAATNENLAQISNYLIYSSMAVYTLAFLAHIAEWIFGSRSKVARTAAALTAPAGAAQPAAPAVQVRSAGGTTVLDKPKVITRAVSGTRDVPDGPGAHGGTEKGDLYGRIAVSLTVLAFLLEAGGVLTRALSVQRAPWGNMYEFSTTFSTVAVGVYLALLLARKNVRWAGLPLITTVLLDLGFAVTYLYTESDQLVPALDSYWLWIHVSTAIFCGAVFYLGAVGAALYLFRDSYERKLTLGGKPGRFATSVMERLPAAASLDKFSYRVNAAVFPLWTFTIIAGAIWAGDAWGRYWGWDAKEVWSFITWVAYAAYLHARATAGWKGRKAAYIALVAFLCFLWNYYGVNMFVNSLHSYAGVE
- the resB gene encoding cytochrome c biogenesis protein ResB gives rise to the protein MSKTEAAEQQDLGAAGAQLSTAPGEDKDGIGGPALGVIGWARWFWRQLTSMRVALILLFLLSLGAIPGSLIPQNSVDELKVQAFKERHDVLAPVYEKLQFFDVYSSVWFSAIYILLFVSLIGCIVPRSWQFVGQLRGRPPGAPKRLTRLPAYTTWRTQAEPEQVREAALVMLKKRRFRADAAGDAVAAEKGYLREAGNLVFHVALIVMLVAFASGQLFKSEGGKLVVEGDGFSNVLPMYDDFKSGSLFTPDELVPFSFKLDSFTGTYAKSRPQRGTPRTFEAAVTWSKGTGPDRRSVIEVNKPLVVDGTKVYLLSHGYAPVVTVRDGKGKVVFSGAVPLLPIDNNVTSTGAIKVMDGYRDKNGTRDQLGFQAFFVPTFAGAGNGNMFSQFPGLEYPVLALTGYHGSLGVDAGLPQNVYQLDTRKMKQFKDPSGEILKARLLPGETMKLPDGAGSITFENEVKEWASFQISQQPGNGWALAGAIAAIAGLVGSLFIQRRRIWVRAVRGEDGVTVVEMAGLGRSESAKLPEELADLAATLHAQAPTAPEPVDVPADVPAEGAEK
- a CDS encoding cytochrome c biogenesis CcdA family protein, with translation MEVLAAAPGVTETVRDGALVLALPIALLGGLVSFFSPCVLPLVPGYLSYVTGVSGTDLADARRGRMVSGASLFVLGFTVVFVSGGALFGYFGNTLLGHREIISRVLGVLMILLGVFFMGLMPWLTQREFRFHMRPATGLVGAPLLGALFGVGWVPCVGPTLAAVNGLALSEASAGRGAVLSVAYCLGLGLPFIAAAVAFRKALGAFGWVKRHYVWVIRIGGGMMIATGLLLLTGAWDSLVQEMQGWAQGFQVGI
- a CDS encoding TlpA disulfide reductase family protein: MSLSRAPRAALLTTLVAVGALTLSACGDGGKSGGGGDTNFVTNTGGIDTVAKGKRVAPNKLAGETLDGKQLDVADFKGKVVVLNVWGSWCGPCRAEAAYFAKVAKETKDKGVQFVGINTRDTEKGPAIAFEKDYGVGYPSLYDPIGKLLVNGFPRGSLNPQSVPTTIVLDREGKMAARSLKELDDEGLRKMLDPLIAEK
- a CDS encoding histidine phosphatase family protein translates to MSEITVVHLVRHGEVENPDGVLYGRRAGYHLSELGRQMADRVAEHLAGRDIAHVVASPLERAQETATPVAKAHGLTLDTDERLIEAGNVFEGKTFGVGDGALRRPANWKHLTNPFRPSWGEPYVEQVVRMMGALAAARDAARGHEAVCVSHQLPIWIVRSFVERRRLWHDPRRRQCTLASLTTFTYQGDRIVSVGYSEPARDLVPAHLLAGAKPVKGKAKAFGA